In the Gemmatimonadaceae bacterium genome, one interval contains:
- a CDS encoding inositol monophosphatase family protein — MNAPKSVQADIAARARQLVAVMHRAADAAALFIAERSLRRDTLVWRSKAHQDYVSDVDTGAERIVRETLLAGAPEARILGEELSPDAALDADTVFVVDPLDGTTNFLHGYPQYAVSIALVTGGITSAAVVRNVVSGETFSAVLGEGATRNGARIAVSRIDDPQHALVGTGIPFRTPDQLPLYLRQLDAVARDTAGVRRAGSAALDLCDVACGRFEAFWEMTLSPWDFAAAALIVREAGGAISTIDGAPLPLARSSVLAGTPTMHAWLGALLAGIAGAESRGSP, encoded by the coding sequence ATGAACGCTCCAAAAAGCGTGCAAGCAGACATCGCCGCTCGCGCGCGTCAGTTGGTCGCGGTGATGCATCGCGCGGCGGACGCAGCCGCGCTGTTCATCGCCGAGCGCAGTCTCAGGCGCGACACGCTCGTATGGCGGTCCAAAGCACATCAGGACTATGTGAGCGACGTCGATACGGGCGCCGAACGCATCGTGCGGGAGACGCTGCTCGCCGGTGCGCCCGAGGCGCGCATTCTGGGCGAAGAGCTCTCACCGGATGCGGCGCTCGATGCAGACACGGTCTTCGTGGTCGACCCGCTCGACGGCACGACGAATTTTCTGCACGGCTATCCGCAGTATGCCGTGTCGATCGCGCTCGTCACGGGTGGTATCACCTCGGCAGCCGTGGTGCGCAACGTCGTATCGGGCGAGACGTTTTCCGCCGTGTTGGGCGAAGGCGCGACGCGAAACGGTGCGCGCATCGCCGTGTCCCGCATCGATGATCCGCAGCACGCCCTCGTTGGCACCGGCATTCCGTTTCGCACGCCGGATCAGTTGCCTCTCTACCTTCGGCAGCTGGACGCAGTGGCGCGCGACACGGCCGGCGTTCGCCGCGCGGGGTCGGCCGCGCTCGACCTCTGCGACGTGGCATGCGGGCGCTTCGAGGCGTTCTGGGAGATGACGCTCTCTCCGTGGGATTTCGCCGCCGCGGCGCTCATCGTTCGGGAAGCGGGCGGTGCGATTTCGACGATCGACGGCGCCCCGCTGCCCCTCGCGCGGAGCAGCGTGCTCGCGGGCACGCCAACGATGCACGCCTGGCTCGGCGCATTGCTCGCAGGTATCGCGGGCGCGGAATCGCGAGGCAGCCCGTGA
- a CDS encoding MgtC/SapB family protein — MIDSVQDPLRLELLIKLLVAVVLGGAVGVEREMSGKPAGLRTTILICVGAALFTHLSVAIGLVSQTPAGQPYGDVTRIAAQIVTGIGFLGAGAILHERGSVVGLTTAATIWVVAAIGMGVGAGAYAEAVGTTIMVCLVLIGLRPIERKLVMVRRTVTATLRVAPNTDFATFEDAFRDSGVHVRSRRTYDHVGDRTFELTLVGPSKRFDVLVDVLRRRQDVVSIYVD; from the coding sequence ATGATCGACTCCGTCCAGGATCCGCTCCGCCTCGAGCTGTTGATCAAGCTGCTCGTCGCCGTCGTGTTAGGCGGCGCGGTGGGCGTCGAGCGCGAGATGTCGGGCAAACCGGCGGGATTGCGCACCACGATTCTCATCTGCGTGGGCGCGGCGCTGTTCACGCACCTGTCGGTCGCCATCGGACTCGTCTCGCAGACGCCGGCCGGACAGCCGTACGGAGACGTGACGCGCATTGCGGCGCAGATCGTGACGGGCATCGGCTTCCTCGGTGCGGGCGCGATTCTGCACGAGCGGGGCAGTGTCGTCGGCTTGACGACCGCGGCCACCATCTGGGTGGTGGCGGCGATCGGCATGGGCGTCGGCGCCGGTGCGTACGCCGAGGCGGTTGGCACGACGATCATGGTGTGCCTGGTGCTCATCGGGTTGCGGCCGATCGAGCGGAAGCTGGTCATGGTGCGCCGCACGGTGACGGCGACGCTCCGCGTTGCGCCTAACACGGACTTCGCGACGTTCGAGGATGCGTTTCGCGATTCGGGGGTGCACGTGAGATCGCGGCGCACGTACGATCACGTGGGTGACCGCACGTTCGAGCTGACGCTCGTCGGGCCCTCCAAGCGTTTCGATGTGCTGGTCGATGTGCTGCGCCGGCGTCAGGATGTCGTGAGCATCTACGTGGACTGA
- the trpS gene encoding tryptophan--tRNA ligase, with the protein MSRIFSGIQPSGELHIGNYLGAVKNWVQLQHRYECVFCIVDYHAITGHYEPADLRQRTFDMAVSLLAAGLDPDKCTLFVQSMVPEHTELAWILNTVTPLGELERQTQFKDKASRQESVLAGLLNYPVLQAADILLYRADLVPVGEDQVQHLELTREVARRWNAKFGADYFPEPKPLLTPARRIMGLDGQSKMSKSLGNTVGLLESPDEIWAKLRPAVTDPARVRRTDPGTPEICNIYHLHKGFSDAATVEHVAVQCRTAGWGCIDCKKVLLESMLRELGPIRERARELQANPARIAEILAHGAETCRAMARETMTAVKTMMGLL; encoded by the coding sequence ATGTCCAGGATCTTCAGCGGAATACAGCCATCCGGAGAGCTGCATATCGGGAACTACCTCGGCGCGGTGAAAAATTGGGTTCAGCTGCAGCACCGCTACGAGTGTGTGTTCTGTATCGTCGACTACCACGCCATCACCGGCCACTATGAGCCCGCGGACTTGCGACAGCGCACGTTCGACATGGCGGTGTCGCTGCTGGCCGCGGGATTGGACCCCGACAAATGTACGCTGTTCGTCCAGTCGATGGTGCCCGAGCATACCGAGCTCGCGTGGATCTTGAACACGGTGACGCCGCTCGGAGAACTGGAGCGCCAGACGCAGTTCAAGGACAAGGCGTCGCGTCAGGAAAGCGTGCTTGCGGGGCTGCTCAACTATCCGGTGCTGCAAGCGGCCGACATTCTCCTCTATCGCGCCGATCTGGTGCCGGTAGGCGAGGACCAGGTGCAGCATCTCGAGCTCACTCGCGAAGTGGCGCGCCGGTGGAACGCCAAGTTCGGCGCCGACTACTTCCCCGAGCCCAAGCCGCTGCTCACGCCGGCGCGCCGCATCATGGGACTGGACGGCCAGAGCAAGATGTCCAAGTCGTTAGGCAACACGGTCGGGCTGCTCGAGTCGCCGGACGAGATCTGGGCGAAGCTGCGGCCGGCGGTCACCGATCCGGCGCGCGTTCGGCGCACCGATCCGGGAACGCCGGAAATCTGCAACATCTATCACCTGCACAAGGGATTCAGCGACGCGGCCACGGTCGAGCACGTGGCCGTCCAGTGCCGGACCGCCGGCTGGGGATGCATCGACTGCAAGAAGGTGCTGCTCGAGTCGATGCTGCGCGAGCTCGGCCCCATCCGGGAGCGCGCGCGCGAGCTGCAGGCGAATCCCGCGCGCATTGCCGAGATTCTCGCGCACGGCGCCGAGACGTGCCGCGCGATGGCGCGCGAGACGATGACGGCCGTGAAGACCATGATGGGATTGCTCTGA